From the Thermococcus guaymasensis DSM 11113 genome, one window contains:
- a CDS encoding pyridoxal phosphate-dependent aminotransferase yields MALSDRLELVNPSEIRKLFDLAQGVEGLISLGIGEPDFDTPEHIKEYAKEALDKGMTHYGPNAGLPMLREAIARKLKKQNSIDVDPKSEIMVLVGANQAFIMGLAAFLRDGEEVLIPSPMFVSYAPAVILAGGKPIEVPTYEENEFRLSVDDLEKYVSEKTRALIINSPNNPTGAVLTKKDLEEIADFAIEHDLMVFSDEVYEHFVYDGAKNYSIASLDGMFERTITINGFSKTFAMTGWRLGFVAAPAWIIEKMTRFQMYNATCPVTFAQYAAAKALDDPRSWKAVKEMRNEYDRRRNLVWKRLNEMGLPTVKPKGAFYIFPRIKDTGLTDKEFSELMLKEARVAVVPGSAFGKAGEGYIRISYATAYEKLEEAMDRMEKVLKEKKLV; encoded by the coding sequence ATGGCGCTGAGCGACAGGCTTGAGCTGGTTAATCCTTCCGAGATTAGGAAGCTCTTCGACCTTGCCCAAGGTGTTGAAGGCCTTATATCACTTGGAATCGGTGAACCCGATTTTGACACCCCGGAGCACATCAAGGAGTACGCAAAGGAGGCCCTCGACAAGGGAATGACGCATTATGGGCCGAACGCGGGCCTGCCGATGCTCCGCGAGGCGATAGCGAGGAAGCTGAAAAAGCAGAACAGCATCGATGTCGACCCCAAGAGCGAGATAATGGTTCTCGTCGGGGCGAACCAGGCGTTCATCATGGGCCTGGCGGCGTTTCTCAGGGACGGCGAGGAAGTCCTCATACCAAGCCCGATGTTTGTCAGCTACGCCCCCGCGGTTATCCTGGCCGGCGGGAAGCCCATTGAAGTCCCAACATACGAGGAAAACGAGTTCAGGCTCAGCGTTGACGACCTTGAGAAGTACGTGAGCGAGAAAACGAGGGCACTGATAATCAACAGTCCAAACAACCCCACCGGCGCCGTCCTAACGAAGAAAGACCTTGAGGAGATCGCCGACTTCGCGATCGAGCACGATCTCATGGTCTTCAGCGACGAGGTCTACGAGCACTTCGTCTACGACGGTGCAAAGAACTACAGCATCGCTTCCCTAGATGGAATGTTCGAGCGCACGATAACGATAAACGGCTTCTCAAAGACATTTGCCATGACCGGCTGGCGCCTCGGCTTCGTTGCCGCCCCCGCTTGGATAATCGAAAAGATGACACGCTTCCAGATGTACAATGCCACCTGCCCGGTGACCTTCGCCCAGTACGCCGCTGCCAAGGCCCTCGACGACCCGAGGAGCTGGAAGGCAGTCAAGGAGATGAGGAACGAGTACGACAGGAGGAGGAACCTCGTCTGGAAGCGCTTGAATGAGATGGGCCTGCCCACGGTGAAGCCGAAGGGTGCCTTCTACATCTTCCCAAGGATTAAGGACACCGGCCTGACCGACAAGGAGTTCAGCGAGCTCATGCTGAAGGAGGCGAGGGTCGCGGTTGTCCCAGGCTCGGCATTCGGAAAGGCCGGCGAGGGCTACATAAGGATAAGCTACGCGACAGCCTACGAGAAGCTTGAGGAAGCAATGGACAGGATGGAGAAAGTTTTGAAGGAGAAAAAGCTCGTTTAG
- a CDS encoding PaaI family thioesterase: protein MEQRTHKLTSDRLVGKPVKIEPGRAEVELLTNGEMAVDEYGLVHGGFTFGLADYAAMLAVNEPTVVLGKAEVRFLKPVKVGEKLTAKAEVVKDMGRKKIVKAEVLNENCEKVFEGTFHCYVLEKHVLEKES, encoded by the coding sequence ATGGAGCAGAGGACGCATAAGCTGACTTCTGATAGGCTCGTGGGGAAGCCCGTGAAGATCGAACCGGGCAGGGCTGAGGTTGAACTGCTGACGAACGGGGAGATGGCAGTTGATGAGTACGGCCTCGTCCACGGAGGCTTCACCTTTGGTCTGGCAGACTATGCCGCCATGCTGGCGGTTAACGAGCCCACCGTCGTGCTTGGAAAGGCAGAGGTGAGGTTTCTGAAGCCGGTTAAAGTCGGCGAAAAGCTGACCGCAAAGGCTGAAGTAGTTAAGGACATGGGACGGAAGAAAATAGTAAAGGCTGAGGTTCTGAACGAGAACTGTGAAAAAGTCTTCGAGGGCACCTTCCACTGTTACGTTCTTGAGAAGCACGTACTGGAAAAAGAAAGTTAA
- a CDS encoding radical SAM protein — protein sequence MRVVLIDGYTDEPAGLGVPPYLGIYPRYAYGAIKKARKDAQVFYLTIDDLRATFLGEKGIETKNKTPNFPKTREILEKADLVVYIGGLHTPGKYLSAVPGSVEEVARFLRDATATKILGGPAFMGSASMGGVKITSRELQLAESVFDYVVYGDLEAFLFDYLSNPKDADPFRFRNYRELRDYAIIGAEVVKQFPDYPDFVIVEIETQRGCPKAMGIGGCSFCTEPVRYRTVEDRPVEDVVAEVKALYDLGVRHFRVGRQSCIFSYMARPDGRVPVPNPEAIEKLFAGIRSVAPDVKTLHVDNANPAVIANYPEESVRIAKALIKYGTPGNVVAFGLESADPKVAKLNNLNATAEETYEAVRILNEIGAKRGYNGMPWLLPGINIIFGLPGETKKSYEMTFQFLKRLLDDGLMVRRINIRQVVVFPGTPLWHMRNKVKTEKHKRLIQHYRHKIRHEIDLPMLKRVVPVGTVLKDVRAEVFDNGLTYGRQIGSYPLIVGVPKEIPLNRFYNVLIVDHGFRSITGIPAPINVNRESPKVLQLIPGIGRKRAFKLMAMRPLKEKQEFLEMIDPGMREVLKDLVEL from the coding sequence ATGAGAGTAGTTCTTATTGATGGATACACCGACGAGCCTGCGGGCCTCGGGGTACCCCCTTACCTCGGCATCTATCCCCGCTACGCCTATGGGGCGATAAAAAAGGCGAGAAAGGATGCCCAGGTCTTTTACCTCACGATAGACGACCTTAGGGCAACTTTTCTCGGCGAGAAAGGAATAGAGACCAAAAACAAGACGCCTAACTTTCCGAAGACCAGGGAGATTCTGGAGAAGGCTGACCTAGTCGTTTACATCGGCGGACTGCACACGCCGGGTAAGTACCTCTCCGCAGTCCCCGGGAGCGTTGAGGAGGTTGCCCGCTTCCTGAGGGACGCCACGGCTACAAAAATCCTCGGCGGGCCAGCCTTCATGGGTTCCGCATCAATGGGCGGCGTTAAAATCACAAGCAGGGAGCTCCAGCTCGCGGAAAGCGTTTTTGATTACGTCGTCTACGGCGATCTGGAGGCTTTCCTCTTCGACTACCTGAGCAACCCGAAGGATGCCGACCCCTTCAGGTTTAGAAACTATCGAGAATTGCGCGATTACGCAATCATCGGCGCCGAGGTGGTTAAGCAGTTCCCGGATTACCCCGACTTCGTCATAGTTGAAATAGAAACACAGCGTGGCTGTCCAAAGGCGATGGGCATAGGGGGCTGTTCCTTCTGCACCGAGCCGGTGCGCTACAGAACCGTCGAGGACAGACCGGTGGAAGACGTGGTTGCCGAGGTCAAAGCTCTCTACGACCTTGGCGTAAGGCACTTCCGCGTTGGGAGGCAGAGCTGTATATTCTCCTACATGGCGAGGCCGGACGGCCGCGTTCCAGTTCCGAACCCGGAAGCCATAGAGAAGCTCTTCGCAGGAATCCGCTCCGTCGCGCCAGATGTTAAGACCCTTCACGTGGACAACGCCAACCCCGCGGTTATAGCGAATTATCCAGAGGAGAGCGTGAGGATTGCGAAGGCGCTCATAAAGTACGGGACTCCGGGAAACGTGGTTGCTTTCGGTCTCGAAAGCGCCGATCCAAAGGTGGCGAAGCTCAACAACCTGAACGCCACCGCCGAGGAGACCTATGAAGCCGTGAGAATTCTCAACGAAATCGGGGCTAAGAGAGGCTACAACGGAATGCCCTGGCTTCTGCCGGGAATAAACATTATCTTCGGCCTGCCGGGTGAGACAAAGAAGAGCTACGAGATGACGTTCCAGTTCCTCAAGAGGCTCCTCGACGATGGTCTCATGGTGAGGAGGATAAACATCAGACAGGTCGTTGTTTTCCCGGGAACGCCCCTGTGGCATATGCGGAACAAGGTCAAGACGGAAAAGCACAAGCGCTTAATCCAGCACTACCGGCACAAGATAAGGCACGAGATTGATTTGCCGATGCTCAAAAGGGTCGTCCCAGTTGGGACGGTTCTGAAAGACGTCAGGGCGGAGGTCTTCGATAACGGCCTAACTTATGGGAGGCAGATAGGGAGCTACCCCCTCATCGTCGGGGTTCCGAAGGAGATTCCCCTCAACCGCTTCTACAACGTTCTAATCGTTGATCACGGCTTCAGGAGCATAACGGGGATTCCCGCCCCCATAAACGTGAACCGCGAGAGTCCAAAAGTTCTACAGCTCATTCCAGGCATCGGGAGAAAGAGAGCGTTCAAACTAATGGCCATGAGACCACTGAAGGAAAAGCAGGAGTTCCTTGAGATGATAGACCCCGGAATGAGGGAAGTTTTAAAGGATCTTGTGGAACTTTGA
- a CDS encoding TIGR00288 family NYN domain-containing protein, whose protein sequence is MKETLIRVFKREKEQPEPETEIKGKSIGLIVDGPNILRKEFGIKLEDIVEALEKIGKIRIAKVVLNQYAPQGLIEAVVNQGLEPVIVAGDTDVRIAIEAMELIYNSDIDVIALATRDADFLPIIQEAKRKGKETIVIGVEPGFSVALQNAADYVIKMVGKSQGETV, encoded by the coding sequence ATGAAGGAAACGCTCATTAGGGTATTCAAGCGTGAAAAGGAGCAACCAGAACCTGAAACCGAGATTAAAGGTAAGAGCATCGGGCTCATTGTTGACGGGCCAAACATCCTTCGGAAGGAGTTCGGGATAAAGCTTGAGGACATCGTTGAAGCCCTTGAGAAGATCGGCAAGATAAGGATCGCGAAGGTCGTCCTCAACCAGTACGCTCCCCAGGGACTCATTGAGGCCGTTGTCAACCAGGGGCTTGAGCCTGTGATAGTCGCGGGGGATACCGATGTTAGGATAGCCATCGAGGCCATGGAGCTGATCTACAACTCGGACATTGACGTCATAGCCCTGGCCACGAGGGACGCGGACTTCCTGCCCATAATCCAGGAGGCCAAGAGGAAAGGGAAGGAGACGATAGTCATAGGCGTTGAGCCGGGCTTTTCCGTTGCCCTCCAGAACGCGGCAGATTATGTCATTAAAATGGTTGGCAAGTCGCAGGGCGAAACAGTGTGA
- a CDS encoding TIGR00288 family NYN domain-containing protein: MPGGSWERIISMTKDGIRSIGMIKKKVKRGKRIALLIDGPNILRKEFGIKLEDIVEALENIGDIRVAKVVLNQYAPQGLIEAVSNQGFEAVVVSGETGVKLAVEAMREIYNSNIDVIALATRNAEFLPVILKAKEKGKETVVIGVEPGFSAALKHAADYTIVLEPKKEGRNK; the protein is encoded by the coding sequence ATGCCCGGGGGAAGTTGGGAAAGGATCATCTCGATGACAAAGGACGGGATCAGGAGTATAGGAATGATAAAGAAAAAGGTCAAGCGCGGGAAGAGGATAGCCCTCCTCATCGACGGGCCCAATATCCTTCGAAAGGAGTTCGGAATAAAACTCGAAGACATCGTTGAGGCACTTGAAAACATAGGGGATATCCGCGTTGCAAAGGTCGTCCTCAACCAGTACGCTCCCCAGGGGCTCATTGAGGCGGTCTCGAATCAGGGGTTCGAGGCCGTTGTCGTTTCTGGTGAGACGGGAGTCAAGCTTGCCGTTGAGGCCATGCGCGAAATTTATAACTCCAACATAGATGTAATCGCCCTGGCAACGCGGAACGCAGAGTTTTTGCCCGTGATCCTGAAAGCCAAGGAGAAGGGCAAAGAAACGGTTGTGATCGGCGTTGAGCCGGGCTTTTCCGCCGCCCTGAAGCATGCAGCAGACTACACCATCGTCCTTGAGCCGAAGAAAGAAGGGAGGAATAAATAA
- a CDS encoding tRNA(Met) cytidine acetyltransferase TmcA, producing the protein MTVKVRFDKEVREYAKGEKVKDAVLKITETALAQALENFHRRMILIEGDTLKKAELAGILAGASARVLSGVLDELIKKRLRDESEDRIEVLYATDALGEETFGRKRYEAFRKHFDVLAGSNVEVKAVTFKHTRDILGRTYDLLILDMSYDYSPNDLGRIIETVRGGGLIFILAHPFEKWKDMWTGFHKSLVTPPYTIDDVKKRFNRRLIRKFTEHDGIYIITENGKARKKPKRHKSQARIKGRKGVPVPEETLFPKELYEMALTEGQVEVLKAFEELVEGGMLVLTADRGRGKSVSVGIGAIGLALALKKRTRIVVTAPELENVQALFRFAKRALEKLGFKPHVVEERGLIKELYARKIGLRYYPPAEGYKKSADLYILDEAAGIHVPILHKYLNKERVVYSSTIHGYEGAGRGFSVKFLKKAREKRSFKELHMEEPIRYAENDPIERWLFDVLLLDAEPVELTEEDFELIKRKEVYLEEPDLDDWFENDREDLRHFVGIYILAHYRNRPSDVALLADAPHHEARVLRLKNGKIVTAVQIAKEGGIPKNVIEKMAKGYKPRGNIIPDMMVKHHYLKEFAKLKGYRIVRIATHPDAMDMGLGSKALELLEKEARQKGLDWIGSGFGASEELVRFWVRNGFAVVHLSPARNPVSGEFTAIVLKPISEKARKLIKKANDEFRIRFTEWLGDTHRELEPEIARWLFETPFGEAVDYPVHLTEIQKKRLDAFTGKVLTYDTVVDAVKPIVKLYFLDGWMKPYLDERQIKLLIYRVLQAHSWEETAKLIDRTETFTMIEVRDIIRGLWYYYKRLL; encoded by the coding sequence GTGACCGTCAAGGTTCGCTTTGATAAGGAAGTGAGAGAGTACGCGAAGGGCGAGAAGGTTAAGGACGCGGTTCTCAAGATCACCGAGACCGCTCTGGCTCAGGCCCTTGAGAACTTCCACAGGAGAATGATTCTAATCGAGGGTGACACGCTTAAAAAGGCCGAGCTGGCCGGAATCCTTGCGGGAGCCTCGGCGAGGGTTCTGAGCGGGGTTCTCGACGAGCTCATCAAGAAGCGCCTCCGCGACGAGAGCGAGGACAGGATAGAGGTTCTCTACGCCACCGACGCCCTTGGCGAGGAGACCTTTGGAAGGAAGCGCTACGAGGCCTTCAGGAAGCACTTCGACGTTTTAGCTGGTTCTAACGTCGAGGTCAAGGCCGTGACCTTCAAGCACACTAGGGACATTCTTGGAAGGACGTACGATCTGCTGATCCTCGACATGAGCTACGACTACTCGCCGAACGACCTCGGAAGGATTATCGAGACCGTGCGCGGCGGAGGGCTGATATTCATACTCGCCCACCCGTTTGAGAAGTGGAAGGACATGTGGACTGGCTTCCACAAGAGTCTTGTAACTCCCCCGTACACGATAGACGACGTCAAGAAGAGATTCAACCGACGCCTTATCAGGAAGTTCACGGAGCACGACGGCATCTACATCATCACCGAGAACGGAAAGGCCAGGAAAAAGCCGAAGAGGCACAAGAGCCAGGCCAGGATAAAGGGCAGAAAAGGCGTGCCGGTTCCCGAGGAGACCCTCTTCCCCAAGGAGCTCTACGAGATGGCCCTCACAGAGGGGCAGGTGGAAGTCCTCAAGGCGTTTGAAGAGCTCGTCGAGGGCGGAATGCTCGTCCTCACCGCCGACAGGGGTAGGGGTAAGAGCGTTTCCGTTGGAATAGGCGCAATAGGTCTGGCCTTGGCTCTAAAGAAGAGGACGAGAATCGTCGTTACCGCCCCGGAGCTTGAGAACGTTCAGGCCCTGTTCCGCTTCGCCAAGAGGGCCCTTGAAAAGCTCGGGTTCAAGCCCCATGTCGTTGAGGAGAGGGGCCTGATAAAGGAGCTGTACGCGAGGAAGATCGGCCTGCGCTATTACCCGCCGGCTGAGGGCTACAAGAAGAGCGCTGACCTCTACATCCTCGACGAGGCCGCTGGAATCCATGTTCCAATACTACACAAGTACCTGAACAAGGAGAGGGTCGTTTACTCCTCCACCATTCACGGCTACGAGGGAGCTGGAAGGGGCTTCTCCGTCAAGTTCCTCAAGAAGGCGAGGGAGAAGCGCTCCTTCAAGGAGCTCCACATGGAGGAGCCGATCCGCTATGCCGAAAACGACCCGATTGAGCGGTGGCTCTTCGACGTCCTGCTCCTCGATGCTGAGCCCGTTGAGCTCACGGAGGAAGACTTCGAGCTGATAAAGAGGAAGGAGGTCTACCTTGAGGAGCCAGACCTCGACGACTGGTTCGAAAACGACAGGGAAGACCTCAGGCACTTCGTTGGAATCTACATCCTCGCCCACTACCGCAACAGGCCGAGCGACGTGGCGCTTTTGGCCGATGCACCCCATCACGAGGCCCGTGTGCTCCGGCTGAAGAACGGCAAGATCGTTACGGCAGTCCAGATAGCCAAGGAGGGCGGGATACCCAAGAACGTCATCGAGAAGATGGCCAAGGGCTACAAGCCGAGGGGCAACATAATCCCCGATATGATGGTCAAGCACCACTACCTGAAGGAGTTCGCCAAGCTGAAGGGCTACCGCATAGTCAGAATCGCAACGCACCCGGACGCGATGGACATGGGGCTCGGAAGCAAGGCCCTTGAGCTCCTTGAGAAGGAGGCGCGCCAGAAGGGCCTCGACTGGATAGGCTCCGGGTTCGGTGCGAGCGAAGAGCTTGTCCGCTTCTGGGTCAGGAACGGCTTTGCGGTGGTACACCTCAGCCCGGCCAGAAACCCGGTCAGCGGCGAGTTCACGGCCATCGTGCTCAAACCGATAAGCGAGAAGGCCAGGAAGCTCATAAAGAAGGCCAACGACGAGTTCAGGATAAGGTTTACGGAGTGGCTCGGAGATACGCACAGGGAACTCGAACCCGAGATAGCGCGCTGGCTCTTCGAGACGCCCTTCGGCGAGGCCGTTGACTACCCGGTTCACCTCACGGAGATTCAGAAAAAGAGACTTGACGCCTTCACGGGCAAGGTCCTGACCTACGACACGGTTGTTGATGCGGTGAAGCCCATAGTGAAGCTCTACTTCCTCGACGGCTGGATGAAGCCCTACCTCGACGAGAGGCAGATAAAGCTCCTCATCTACCGCGTCCTCCAGGCACACAGCTGGGAGGAGACGGCGAAGCTGATAGACAGGACAGAGACCTTCACAATGATCGAGGTGCGCGACATCATAAGGGGTCTCTGGTACTACTACAAGAGGCTCCTCTGA
- a CDS encoding cupin domain-containing protein: MKAEIKNLIDRETYRKLPLFEGELPENSYAQIVEIKPGQTVGKHYHLRQYELFCILSGEAKLGIGDTEYLAKPGDIFLVKPKTVHWVVNERDEPFRLFVVKLNYEGDDSVWLED; this comes from the coding sequence ATGAAGGCCGAAATCAAAAACCTCATAGACAGGGAGACGTACCGGAAGCTGCCCCTCTTTGAGGGGGAACTCCCCGAGAACAGCTACGCCCAGATAGTGGAGATCAAGCCCGGGCAGACCGTCGGGAAGCACTACCACCTCCGCCAGTACGAGCTGTTTTGCATCTTGAGCGGGGAAGCGAAGCTCGGCATCGGCGATACGGAATACCTCGCAAAGCCCGGAGACATATTCCTCGTTAAGCCAAAGACCGTCCACTGGGTCGTCAACGAGCGTGACGAGCCCTTCAGACTTTTCGTTGTTAAGCTGAACTACGAAGGCGACGATTCAGTATGGCTGGAGGACTGA
- a CDS encoding cysteate racemase → MPERVIGILGGMGPLATADLFRRIVEKTPAKRDQDHPRIIIYNNPKIPDRTAFILGKGEDPRPELIEGAKKLESWGADFVIMPCNTAHFFAETIQRAIKIPLVSMVEETAKQIEKMGIRKAGLLATDGTVKGLVYHRALLRRGIHIAVPGKRDQELVMKAIYEGIKAGNLELGRELLLNVAKKLERRVEGIIAGCTEVSVVLKPEDLSVPLIDPMDVIAEKAVKLALGIEEL, encoded by the coding sequence ATGCCCGAGAGGGTCATCGGCATCCTCGGAGGCATGGGGCCTCTGGCGACGGCTGACCTCTTCAGGAGGATAGTCGAGAAAACGCCCGCCAAACGCGACCAGGATCACCCGAGGATCATAATCTACAACAACCCGAAGATACCTGACAGAACGGCGTTCATCCTCGGAAAGGGTGAGGACCCGAGGCCCGAGCTGATAGAGGGTGCGAAGAAGCTCGAAAGCTGGGGGGCGGACTTCGTCATAATGCCCTGCAACACCGCTCACTTTTTTGCTGAGACGATACAGAGGGCGATAAAAATCCCCCTCGTGAGCATGGTAGAAGAGACGGCCAAGCAAATAGAGAAGATGGGCATCAGAAAAGCCGGCCTCCTCGCAACAGATGGAACCGTCAAAGGGCTCGTCTACCACCGCGCACTTCTAAGGAGGGGAATACATATAGCAGTGCCAGGGAAGAGAGACCAGGAGCTCGTCATGAAAGCCATCTATGAGGGAATAAAGGCGGGAAACCTTGAGCTCGGAAGAGAGCTCCTTTTGAACGTCGCTAAAAAGCTAGAACGCAGGGTCGAGGGCATAATAGCCGGTTGCACGGAAGTCAGCGTTGTCTTGAAGCCAGAAGACCTGAGCGTTCCCCTCATTGACCCCATGGATGTGATAGCAGAAAAGGCCGTAAAACTGGCACTCGGCATTGAGGAGCTCTAA
- a CDS encoding CGP-CTERM sorting domain-containing protein — translation MKGLKARLLILLFLLSTVGLAQGAPVMVKGTTPGLSSFIAVDAGQNAIVAAGISNGTGIGDFDIVLVALSAEGKVLWEKAYGDTGRDLVSSVKVLPDGSVLVAGGSASFNGGWIFLVDKNGNLVWSKVYPTGMIYSALPYGDGILALSSANEKPLLLKLASKGLVEHAYLLNTSLNVVPVSMEILPGQGIYIAGIANSSSTSSLDFWLAKVDESGSILWERTYGFEGMDMLYDIELDGRGITLVGYTTFFNNETNVNLFVVRTDLNGRLLWARIVGGPGEDWANAVSLLPSGKLALGGITYSIPNPQAWLLFMDIYGTTGESLLIGSEGVDWIRSLAPLPSGGMVFVGSLNGTGLETGSIGGSSFFLGTFREGESFAGCHVSVHRLDFPVEGATPVTWVSSGGKAIPVSVSARDAVPKVKTITGGFEALCPLENPDTTSTMTTTSHTTGTTTTKTTTATTTTTTTGSATTTTSTIPSTTTTSKNDGWKLCGPGLLVALSLSALLFWRKSR, via the coding sequence GTGAAGGGATTGAAGGCTAGGTTGCTCATACTACTCTTTTTGCTCTCCACAGTGGGTCTGGCTCAGGGAGCCCCTGTTATGGTGAAAGGCACTACCCCGGGCCTCAGCTCATTTATAGCAGTTGATGCTGGTCAGAACGCAATTGTTGCAGCCGGCATATCCAATGGAACCGGCATTGGCGACTTTGATATCGTTCTTGTCGCGCTAAGCGCAGAGGGAAAAGTTCTCTGGGAGAAGGCTTACGGGGACACAGGCAGAGATCTGGTGTCTAGTGTTAAAGTACTCCCCGACGGCTCAGTCCTCGTCGCGGGAGGAAGTGCGTCTTTCAACGGGGGCTGGATTTTTCTGGTGGACAAAAACGGGAACCTAGTGTGGAGCAAAGTGTACCCCACGGGGATGATTTACTCCGCTCTCCCCTACGGGGACGGAATTTTAGCTCTCTCTTCCGCAAATGAAAAGCCTCTCCTGCTCAAACTAGCCTCTAAGGGCCTGGTTGAACACGCCTATCTACTCAACACCAGTTTGAACGTCGTTCCGGTCTCAATGGAGATCCTACCCGGTCAGGGCATCTACATCGCGGGCATTGCAAACTCCAGCTCTACGTCATCTCTCGATTTCTGGCTGGCGAAGGTTGATGAAAGTGGAAGCATCCTGTGGGAGAGGACTTATGGTTTTGAGGGGATGGATATGCTCTACGACATCGAGCTCGATGGAAGGGGTATAACTCTCGTCGGATACACTACCTTCTTCAACAACGAGACCAACGTTAACCTGTTCGTGGTCAGGACAGACCTCAATGGAAGGCTCCTCTGGGCAAGGATCGTTGGCGGCCCGGGAGAGGACTGGGCCAATGCAGTCTCTCTCCTTCCCTCTGGAAAACTTGCGCTTGGTGGTATAACGTACTCCATCCCAAATCCCCAGGCCTGGCTTCTTTTCATGGACATCTACGGGACGACAGGCGAGTCGCTTCTCATTGGAAGCGAGGGTGTTGACTGGATAAGGTCTCTTGCACCTCTCCCTTCCGGTGGGATGGTTTTTGTCGGCAGTCTGAACGGGACTGGCCTGGAGACCGGAAGCATCGGCGGGTCGAGCTTCTTCCTCGGCACTTTCAGGGAGGGTGAGAGCTTTGCCGGTTGTCACGTCTCTGTTCATAGGCTTGATTTCCCTGTTGAGGGGGCGACCCCGGTAACGTGGGTTAGCTCTGGTGGGAAAGCCATACCCGTAAGCGTCTCGGCTCGGGATGCTGTCCCAAAAGTCAAAACAATTACCGGAGGCTTTGAAGCGCTCTGCCCCCTTGAAAACCCCGACACCACGAGCACCATGACAACCACGTCTCACACAACTGGAACAACCACAACAAAGACCACAACAGCCACCACTACAACGACTACCACCGGATCTGCCACTACCACAACGTCAACGATCCCCTCGACCACAACCACTTCAAAGAATGACGGCTGGAAGCTCTGCGGGCCGGGCCTTCTGGTCGCGTTGTCTCTCTCGGCCCTCTTGTTCTGGAGAAAGAGTAGGTAA
- a CDS encoding DUF555 domain-containing protein produces MGDYIVVLEAPIIVKDVETSEDAVNVAVSKVTKALNKENLDFVRVEIGYSQCPVCGAHFESAFVIGSVGLVGIYLTLKVFNAQNIEHAERIAKAVVGKALKRVPLKVFEIRELEEEDGNGLEVSDGFE; encoded by the coding sequence ATGGGGGATTACATTGTCGTGCTTGAAGCCCCAATAATTGTTAAGGACGTCGAGACAAGTGAGGACGCAGTAAACGTTGCAGTGAGCAAGGTGACAAAGGCCCTAAACAAGGAGAACCTTGACTTTGTGAGGGTCGAGATCGGCTACTCCCAGTGCCCAGTCTGCGGTGCCCACTTTGAGAGCGCCTTTGTTATCGGTTCCGTTGGGTTGGTTGGGATATACCTCACGCTCAAAGTTTTTAACGCCCAGAACATTGAGCACGCAGAGAGGATAGCAAAAGCGGTCGTGGGAAAGGCCCTGAAGAGGGTTCCTCTGAAGGTCTTTGAAATAAGAGAGCTTGAGGAAGAGGACGGAAACGGCCTTGAAGTCTCAGATGGGTTTGAATGA
- a CDS encoding DUF357 domain-containing protein translates to MGREITDEKLKRYFKITEEALKTLEVSIHEKSLLYRVAEDFLTMARSYFEDAKYYYEKGDYVTAFAALNYAHGFIDAGVRLGVFRGEDDRLFAFG, encoded by the coding sequence GTGGGGCGAGAGATCACCGATGAAAAGCTCAAACGGTATTTTAAAATAACAGAGGAAGCCCTAAAGACACTTGAGGTTTCAATTCACGAGAAAAGCCTCCTTTATAGGGTCGCCGAGGATTTCTTGACGATGGCGAGGAGCTATTTTGAGGATGCCAAGTACTATTACGAGAAGGGTGACTACGTGACGGCATTTGCCGCACTGAACTATGCCCACGGGTTTATCGACGCCGGCGTAAGGCTCGGCGTCTTTAGGGGTGAAGACGACAGGCTCTTTGCCTTTGGGTGA